The following coding sequences are from one Perognathus longimembris pacificus isolate PPM17 chromosome 13, ASM2315922v1, whole genome shotgun sequence window:
- the Chst1 gene encoding carbohydrate sulfotransferase 1, which translates to MQCSWKAVLLLALASIAIQYTAIRTFTAKSFHTCPGLAEAGVTERLCEEGPTFYNLSRKTHVLILATTRSGSSFVGQLFNQHLDVFYLFEPLYHVQNTLIPRFTQGKSPADRRVMLGASRDLLRSLYDCDLYFLENYIKPPPVNHTTDRVFRRGASRVLCSRPVCDPPGSPDQVLEEGDCVRKCGLLNLTVAAEACRERSHVAIKTVRVPEVNDLRALVEDPRLNLKVIQLVRDPRGILASRSETFRDTYRLWRLWYGTGRKPYNLDVSQLTTVCEDFSNSVSTGLMRPAWLKGKYMLVRYEDLARNPMKKTEEIYGFLGIPLDSHVARWIQNNTRGDPTLGKHKYGTVRNSAATAEKWRFRLSYDIVAFAQNACRQVLAQLGYRMAASEEELKNPAISLVEERDFRPFL; encoded by the coding sequence ATGCAATGTTCCTGGAAGGCGGTCCTCCTCCTCGCCTTGGCCTCTATCGCCATCCAGTACACTGCCATCCGCACCTTCACCGCGAAGTCCTTCCATACCTGCCCCGGGCTGGCCGAGGCCGGGGTCACCGAGCGGCTGTGCGAGGAGGGGCCCACCTTCTATAACCTCTCCCGCAAGACCCATGTCCTCATCCTAGCCACCACCCGCAGTGGCTCGTCCTTCGTGGGCCAACTCTTCAACCAGCACCTGGACGTCTTCTACCTGTTCGAGCCCCTTTACCACGTCCAGAACACCCTCATCCCCCGCTTCACGCAGGGCAAGAGCCCCGCGGACCGGCGGGTCATGCTGGGGGCCAGCCGCGACCTCCTGAGGAGCCTGTACGACTGTGACCTCTATTTCTTGGAGAATTACATCAAACCGCCCCCGGTCAACCACACCACGGATAGGGTCTTTCGCCGCGGGGCCAGCAGAGTCCTCTGCTCCCGCCCTGTGTGCGACCCCCCGGGTTCCCCGGACCAGGTCCTGGAGGAAGGGGACTGTGTGCGCAAGTGCGGCCTGCTGAACTTGACCGTGGCCGCCGAGGCGTGCCGGGAGCGCAGCCACGTGGCCATCAAGACCGTGCGAGTGCCCGAGGTGAACGACCTGCGCGCGCTGGTGGAGGACCCCCGCCTAAACCTCAAGGTCATCCAGCTAGTCCGAGACCCGAGGGGCATCCTGGCTTCCCGGAGCGAGACCTTCCGCGACACGTACCGGCTGTGGCGACTCTGGTACGGCACGGGGCGCAAACCCTACAACCTGGATGTGTCTCAGCTGACCACGGTGTGTGAGGACTTCTCCAACTCTGTGTCCACCGGCCTCATGCGCCCCGCCTGGCTCAAGGGCAAGTACATGCTGGTGCGCTACGAGGACCTGGCCAGGAACCCCATGAAGAAGACAGAGGAGATCTATGGCTTTCTGGGGATCCCCTTGGACAGCCACGTGGCCCGCTGGATCCAGAACAACACGCGGGGCGACCCCACCTTGGGCAAGCACAAATACGGCACCGTGCGCAACTCGGCAGCCACGGCGGAGAAGTGGCGGTTCCGGCTCTCCTACGACATCGTGGCCTTCGCCCAGAATGCCTGCCGGCAGGTGCTGGCCCAGCTGGGGTACCGCATGGCCGCCTCGGAGGAGGAGCTGAAGAACCCCGCCATCAGCCTGGTGGAGGAGCGGGACTTCCGCCCCTTCTTGTGA